CAAACGTTTGTACACCAGGTGCTCCCGGATATTTATTTTCGGTTTCAAAAATATAGTCGAAACGAATCTTTAAGTTATCTAAAACACGTATATGTCCGTAAACCGGAATATCCATTTTTTGGCGAAAGAAAAAAGGACGAATATCATCTAAACCGGCTGTATGATCAGCATGTTCATGGGTAAACAGAAGGGCATCTAATTTCGGGCATTCAGATGTCAGCATTTGTTGTCTGAAATCGGGGCCGCAATCAATAACGATTGAATTGTCATCCCAAGTAACCCATACGGATACGCGCAACCGTTTGTCTTTCCTATCGGTACTTTTACACACAGGATGCGTGCTTCCGATTACAGGAATGCCTTGTGAAGTGCCGGTACCCAGAAAATAAACTTGCATCATAGCATGGTTTTTGTGGCAAATAGTTTGAAGTCTGACTTTAAAAGTAATTAATTACAAAAATAGGTTTAATTATCTTTTTATAAAATAGCTATTTTACTAACTTTGCAGCATATATACTATTATGGATAATATTGTTTCAATTATAAAGCTTAAAGGCGATAAAGCCATCGAACAGATTCCTGCCATCAAAGATAAGGCATTGCGAATTAACCTGAATGAGAACATTTACGGAACATTTGCTGAAATTGGTGCCGGGCAAGAAACGGTAAGGCATTTTTTTAGAGCCGGAGGTTCATCTGGAACTATTGCGAAAGCTATGTCGGCCTACGATAAAGACTTTAGCGATGCCATTTATGGTATTGAAGATGATGGTCGGTATGTAACCGAAAGTCGCTTAAAAAAAATGTTGAATCACGAAGTAGAGCTGATTGAAAAACGTTTAAAAAGAGACAAACACCCTAATAAAATATTCTTCAGTTTTGCCAATACCGTAGCTACTATTGATTTTGCCAAACAATTCAAAGGACATGGTTGGGTTGGTATTAAATACCAAGTTGAACCTGATGAAGACTATAACGAAATTACCCTTCACATACGTTTCAAAGAAACCGATGCCCGTTTGCAACAAGAAACTTTGGGTGTCTTAGGAGTTAATCTTATTTATGGTGCTTACTATAAATACAACGACCCAAAAAAACTATTGCGTTATCTATACGACCATTTAGACAAGGATCAATTAGAAATAGATACTATTAACTTTTCAGGACCTCGTTTTGCCAATGTGGATAACCGTTTGATGAGTTTACAGTTGGTTAAAAACGGCATGACCGATGCGGTAATGTTTGGTCCGGATGGGAAAAATATATTACCGGCTTCTATTCTTTACAAGAAAAACATCTTAGCACTTAGAGGAAGTTTCCGTCCGGTCACTCAGGTAAATATGGACATGTATGAGAAATCATTGAAAATGTTTCTTGAGGAAAGCAAAGTGGACAAAGACAATACCTTAGTGATTTTTGAAATTACACTTTCTAACCTTCGTTCTGAAGGCGAAATAGACGAGCGTGATTTTATGGACCGAGCAGAATTACTTTGTTCGTTGGGTCAAACAGTAATGATTTCTAACTTCCAGGAATATTATAAAGTGGTTGAATACTTCTCCAGTTATACTAAAGCCCGTATGGGATTAGCTATGGGCGTAAACAACTTAGTGGATATATTTGATGAGAAATATTATCGTCATTTAAGTGGTGGTATATTGGAAGCTTTTGGTAAACTATTCTACCGTGATTTAAAAGTATTCTTATATCCGATGGAAGATGAAAATGGAGAAATCATCACCTCACAAAACTTAAAAGTGCATCCGCGTATGAAAGAGTTATATAAATTCTTTGCTTACAACGGAAAAGTCGTTGACATCACTGAATTTGATAAAGAACATTTAAAAATCTTCTCTCGCGAAGTATTAAAAATGATTAGTACCGGTACACCGGGTTGGGAAAAGTTATTGCCTGAAGGTATTGCCGAAATTATAAAACTACACCAATTGTTTGGTTACAATCCGAATAATGTACTGCAAAAAGCATAAGCACCTAAAACAAAAAAGCCAAGAGATACCTCTTGGCTTTTTTATTGGACTTTATTTTAAAATCTGAGCGGCATGCTCTTTGGTTTTCACATTTAAGATGACCTCATCAATAATACCCTCTTCATTAATGACAAAGGTAGTTCTGTGTATTCCGTCAAATTCTCTTCCCATGAATTTCTTTGGTCCCCAGACTCCGAAGGCTGTTATAACCGATTTGTCTTCGTCGGCCAGTAGCGGGAAAGGAAAGTCGAATTTGTTTTTGAATTTGGTTTGCGCTTTGGCACTATCAGCACTTACTCCTAAGAGCTCGTAATTATTGGCTTTGAATCTTTCAAAATTATCTCTTAAATCACAAGCTTCGGCGGTGCAACCCGGTGTATCTGCTTTGGGATAAAAGAAGACCACCAGTTTCTTTCCTTTATAATCGGCTAGTGTGTGCAGGTTACTGTCTTGGTCTTTTCCTGAAAATTGAGGTGCTTTATCTCCTTTTTGTAATGTTGTCATGTTATGAGGTATAAGTTTTATAAATTTACATTCAAATTTAGAGAAAATGACCAAACCAGAACGTGCAACGTTTGTTATAAATACGTTAAAAGAATACTACCCTGAGATTCCCATTCCGTTAGACCATAAAGACGCCTATACTTTGTTGATTGCCGTGCTTCTTTCGGCGCAGTGTACTGATGTTCGCGTGAATCAAATAACCCCTCTCCTCTTTGCCAAAGCAGACAATCCGTATGACATGGTTAAGCTTTCGGTGGAAGAAATTAAGGAAATCATTCGCCCTTGTGGTTTATCGCCTATGAAATCAAAAGGCATACACGGGTTATCCAACATATTAATTGAAAAACATAATGGTCAGGTTCCGCAAAGCTTTGAAGCCTTAGAAGAATTACCTGCCGTTGGGCATAAGACTGCCAGTGTGGTTATGTCGCAAGCGTTTGGTGTTCCGGCTTTTCCTGTAGATACGCATATTCACCGATTGATGTATCGATGGAATTTATCTGATGGGAAGAATGTGCAACAAACGGAGAAAGATGCCAAAGCTATTTTTCCGAGAGATTTGTGGAATGATTTACACCTGCAGATTATATGGTATGGCAGAGAATATTCGCAGGCACGCGGATGGGATTTGGAAAAAGATATCATTACCAAGACAATTGGTCGGAAGTCGGTTTTAGAGGAATACTATAAAACGAAGAAATAAAAAAGCCTTGTCGGAATAGACAAGGCTTTATAGTATTGTATTTGATTAAAATTATAATGTTGCATTGGCCTCATTGAGCATGTCAGTATAAACAGCCTGAGAGATTTCACCGATTATTTGTGATAATTTCTTGTTGTCTTTACCTCTTGTCATCACGGTTAACAAATAAGGCTTGTTTTTTAAATAAACAATCGCAGATTCGTGTAACTGTTTTTCATTTTGACTGCCTGACTCTCCAAACTTGTGAGCTAATTTAGTACCAGCCGGTAACCCTCTTACTATACCGTCTTTGAAATCGCATTCTGTAAGCAGTTGCCCTGCAAATTCAGAATCGTCTGCTGACAAATACCCTGCATTGTAGATAGCTCTCATGAAATAAGAGTACTCTTTGGTAGTAAATTGGTATTGAGCTGCATATATATTAGGTACTTCTAACCCAACAACAGCAAAAAGTTTCTGCAATACTTTTGGATTAAGGTTTTCTTCTAATAAAATGGTAGCATTATTATCAGAGTATTTTATCATGTAAGTTAATAATTCTCTCACTGTATAGGATTGACCTAGCTGAATGGTTTTAGAAGCAAAAGCGATTGTTTTTCCGGTGTTTACTTTTTTGTTATAGGTAATTGACTTATTAAGAAAGCCCGGGTTGTCTTCTGCGGTTTTCAGAATAGCAATAAGTACCGGCACTTTGAATAAAGAACCCGGATCAAATTTATCCTTTTCATTGATACACATCCATTCGTTATGACCATATTCTCTTAAATAAACCGAAGCATTGGTCAAATCACCAGCGGTTTTATAAGTATCTATGATGCCGGAAATTTTTTGTTTGATGCCCATTAGAGCATCTGATTCGCATTCTTCATCTACAAACATTAATGGCTTGATGTATTTAAAGCCATCCATTCTTTTTACATTGTAGTTACACGAAAATGTAGGCGAAACAGTCATCTTGGCTGCAAACTGACGCTCTTTCCAGAAGCTGGTTAAGCTAAACGTAAGCATGGCAATCAGTGCTGCAAAAACAATGGCGTGTAGGAGTGAAAATCTTTTGTTTTTAAAGGAAATCATTTTATTGGGGGGTTACTCATTAAATAATGCGCAAAATTAATCATTCTTTTCTAAGAAATTAACAGAAATAACCTCAATTTTTATGTAGTTCACCGATTTTAACATAATGCTACGGATTATAACTATTCTCTATAAAAGAAAAATAATAGTATACTTATCACAAGACAGTTAAAAATGATTTTACCCTACAAAAAAGCAGACGAAAGTCTGCTTTTTTAAAATAAAAATTGAGGTTACTGTACTTTTATGATCTTAGTTTCATCGATATGGTATGCTTTTATCACGGCATTGTAATCGTTGAAGTTAACTTTGTTGGCACTGCTTTGTTTGTTTCCGAAATAGCCCGGCACTATTACTACCCTGAATACTTGTCCTAATCGGTATGACGTTGATACATTGGCTAAATCAAATCCATCCATATACACATTAGTATCAAAACGGGTGAAATCAAAGTTGTATTCGAAGTCCAGGGTCCCATCATCAAAGAAGAAGGTTTCCGGTTGGAGTTTCCAGATGTCTTCGCCTTGGAAGATTCCTGATAAACGGTATACTAGAACCATATCCGAAGTGTAAATTTGGTGTGGATAGGTTAATATTTGACTGAATCCGTTGCCGGTGGTAAAGTTTACGTTGCCGTATTCAAATACTTCACTGATGGTGTCATTGTCGACAATTGGTGCCGGATCGTTATTGGTAGAGCAACTCTGTAACGTTATCATCCCGATAAAGGCTACAATTATGGTCAAATTTTTCATGGTTTTTACTTTTAATGTTACTGTTGTAAAGTTCTATTCAATAGCTGTGCCAAAAATTGTTTTTAACATAACTTTTGCACAATCAAAATATCATTATCTTTGATAATCCCTTACGGACAGTGGGAATATGCCTTTTAACTTAACTTCATTTTTTTTCAATGGGAAGAAACAATCCGAAAAATATTAAAGCTCATAATGATAAACTTCACAAAGCACAGGACAAAGCTAAGGCTCAAAAGGCTGAACGTGCTGAAAAACTCAAAGCCATTATGAAAAAGTTTAATGAAGGTAACACATCTCAGTAGTATGGGCAGTTGTTATTGTGGTTCTTCCCGTTCTTTTGAAGATTGTTGCCAGCCTTATATAATTGGCACTGAAAAAGCGCCTACGGCTGAAGCTTTAATGCGCTCCCGTTATAGTGCTTATGCTACAGGAGCGGCTGATTATTTGGTGGCTACCACTCACCTATCTACCCGAAAATTTCATAAGAAAGCGGATATTCTAGCCTGGAGTAAAAGCAACCAATGGGTTAAATTGGAAGTACTTGCGGTTACTGAAACTACCGTAACTTTTAAAGCCTATTATTTAGATGATCGCTTGCAGGCTCAAATTCACCATGAGCATTCTACTTTTGTTTTTGAAAACGGGAGTTGGTATTATGTGGATGGGCGTTATTAGCCTATTAAAATTTCTGCACCAGTAGTAGTATACCTCATTGTCATTTTCCGCTTGAAAAAACAAAAAGAAAAGGTAGTGTCATTGCCTAGTTTATAGCCTTGTTATGGCAATGTATGGCACTCTGTTGGTATCGTTATGGCACTTTGTGGCACTCTAGCGGCAATCTAGAAGCAATCTAGAAGCAATCTAGAGGCAATCTAGAAGCAATCTAGAGGCAATCTAGAGGCAATCTAGAGACTAAGTAGAAGCTATGGTAAAAAACGGTTACTTGGACTTGATCGGAATCCATACTTCTTCTTCTGAATCGGGGCTGTTGTGTTGGTACTTAGCGCCGAGGATTTCAAAATGCGGGCGGTGGTCTAAGCTATAGCTCGAAGCCGGTAGCCACTCAGTAAAAATAGACCGGAAGAACGGTTCAGCGTTGGCTGGAATGCCTTTGTAGCAAAACACGGCATATAACCCTTCGGGGATGAGCAGCATTTCCATACCCTGAGGAACAGTAGTGTTTGGGTTTACCGGTACGGAGGCCCATTTGGTAAACTGGGTATGCATTCCAAAATCAAAGTTGATGGGATATACCTGCGCGCTGTATAACTCTTCCCCCAGCCTATTGGTTATTTCGTGGCGGCGCGGCATAAAGCTTTGCCACATAGCAACGGACAAATCATTGGCAAAGGTCATGGTTTGGCTTTTACCGATTAGGGTTGTGGCGGGGTGGGATTTGATTATTGGTTTCATAGCATGTGTCAATCTATAACAAACATATCAAAAATAATATTTTGATTAATCAACTGTTGATAGTCCTTGAGTAAATATAAGAAATTACCAATTGTTTTTATATCTTTGGATATATTGAGAGCTTTACTTAATTATGTTATTTATGAAAAAAATTATTTTATTTCTCTTTTGTTCTAGTGCTGTTTTTGCCACAGATATAAAAACAAAAGCGACACCGAAGGAGGTACTTGTATATACCAATGGTGCTCAAATTACTTCGGATGTTTCGGTTAGTATTCCTAAAGGTAATACAATCCTCAGAATAACCGATGTATCACAGTTTATAATTCAAAACACAATTCAACTGAGTGGTTTGAAAGATGTATCGATACTGTCTATAGGATATGAAGTAAATTTTTTTCCGAAAAGAGAACTATCCGAAAAAATAAAAAGCTTAAGTACACAAATTAGTGTTAAGCAGCGTGAAATAGCAATTTTGCAGAATACTATTAAAGGGCTTGAAGAAGAGGAGTCTATTTTATCATTGAATAAAAACTTGAGCAGTAGCCAACAAGCGGTTTCACTGGAGAAAATTTTATCACACTCTAAACATTACAGAGAACGCATTCCGGTTATTAAAATGGAGATTTATGATACGAATCAGAAAATAATAGTATTGAATTCTGATTTATCAGCCATGCAACAAGAGTTTCAAAAAATGACCCGAGATGCCTATGAGCAAAAAGGAGAAATTATTGTGAAACTGGACAATAATGGTGAGACTACTGCATTGAATATACTATTGAAATACATCGTAACTAATGCCGGCTGGACACCTTTCTATGAAATCAAAGCCAAAAACTCTAAAGATGCTCTGCAGTTTGCCTATAAAGCACAAGTTTACCAAAATACCGGTGATGATTGGAATGATGTGAAACTGATATTATCTACCGGAAATCCAAATTACACCAATGACAAACCTAAATTAGAGCCACAATACTTGAACTTTGTGAATCCGTATACTTATCAAGACTTTAAAGATAAAGAAAGACAAAATTATACCTACAACCCAATGGTAAAAGAAGTAAGCGGCATAGTTACTGATAAATCAGGGCCAATCCCGGGGGTGAACGTAATTTTGAAAGGCACCAATACCG
Above is a genomic segment from Flavobacterium phycosphaerae containing:
- a CDS encoding serine hydrolase — encoded protein: MISFKNKRFSLLHAIVFAALIAMLTFSLTSFWKERQFAAKMTVSPTFSCNYNVKRMDGFKYIKPLMFVDEECESDALMGIKQKISGIIDTYKTAGDLTNASVYLREYGHNEWMCINEKDKFDPGSLFKVPVLIAILKTAEDNPGFLNKSITYNKKVNTGKTIAFASKTIQLGQSYTVRELLTYMIKYSDNNATILLEENLNPKVLQKLFAVVGLEVPNIYAAQYQFTTKEYSYFMRAIYNAGYLSADDSEFAGQLLTECDFKDGIVRGLPAGTKLAHKFGESGSQNEKQLHESAIVYLKNKPYLLTVMTRGKDNKKLSQIIGEISQAVYTDMLNEANATL
- a CDS encoding MBL fold metallo-hydrolase; translated protein: MQVYFLGTGTSQGIPVIGSTHPVCKSTDRKDKRLRVSVWVTWDDNSIVIDCGPDFRQQMLTSECPKLDALLFTHEHADHTAGLDDIRPFFFRQKMDIPVYGHIRVLDNLKIRFDYIFETENKYPGAPGVQTFEVKNNENFTIGQTNIIPINVNHGDLQIFGYRIQDFVYLTDVKSINDSEIEKLKGVKVLVVNALREEPHHSHFSLQDALDFIHLVQPERAYLTHISHLMGFHEEVQQRLPSHVFLAYDNLKITI
- a CDS encoding endonuclease III domain-containing protein; the encoded protein is MTKPERATFVINTLKEYYPEIPIPLDHKDAYTLLIAVLLSAQCTDVRVNQITPLLFAKADNPYDMVKLSVEEIKEIIRPCGLSPMKSKGIHGLSNILIEKHNGQVPQSFEALEELPAVGHKTASVVMSQAFGVPAFPVDTHIHRLMYRWNLSDGKNVQQTEKDAKAIFPRDLWNDLHLQIIWYGREYSQARGWDLEKDIITKTIGRKSVLEEYYKTKK
- a CDS encoding GyrI-like domain-containing protein; translation: MKPIIKSHPATTLIGKSQTMTFANDLSVAMWQSFMPRRHEITNRLGEELYSAQVYPINFDFGMHTQFTKWASVPVNPNTTVPQGMEMLLIPEGLYAVFCYKGIPANAEPFFRSIFTEWLPASSYSLDHRPHFEILGAKYQHNSPDSEEEVWIPIKSK
- a CDS encoding YchJ family protein; translated protein: MKVTHLSSMGSCYCGSSRSFEDCCQPYIIGTEKAPTAEALMRSRYSAYATGAADYLVATTHLSTRKFHKKADILAWSKSNQWVKLEVLAVTETTVTFKAYYLDDRLQAQIHHEHSTFVFENGSWYYVDGRY
- a CDS encoding TonB-dependent receptor, coding for MDNIVSIIKLKGDKAIEQIPAIKDKALRINLNENIYGTFAEIGAGQETVRHFFRAGGSSGTIAKAMSAYDKDFSDAIYGIEDDGRYVTESRLKKMLNHEVELIEKRLKRDKHPNKIFFSFANTVATIDFAKQFKGHGWVGIKYQVEPDEDYNEITLHIRFKETDARLQQETLGVLGVNLIYGAYYKYNDPKKLLRYLYDHLDKDQLEIDTINFSGPRFANVDNRLMSLQLVKNGMTDAVMFGPDGKNILPASILYKKNILALRGSFRPVTQVNMDMYEKSLKMFLEESKVDKDNTLVIFEITLSNLRSEGEIDERDFMDRAELLCSLGQTVMISNFQEYYKVVEYFSSYTKARMGLAMGVNNLVDIFDEKYYRHLSGGILEAFGKLFYRDLKVFLYPMEDENGEIITSQNLKVHPRMKELYKFFAYNGKVVDITEFDKEHLKIFSREVLKMISTGTPGWEKLLPEGIAEIIKLHQLFGYNPNNVLQKA
- a CDS encoding mucoidy inhibitor MuiA family protein; this translates as MKKIILFLFCSSAVFATDIKTKATPKEVLVYTNGAQITSDVSVSIPKGNTILRITDVSQFIIQNTIQLSGLKDVSILSIGYEVNFFPKRELSEKIKSLSTQISVKQREIAILQNTIKGLEEEESILSLNKNLSSSQQAVSLEKILSHSKHYRERIPVIKMEIYDTNQKIIVLNSDLSAMQQEFQKMTRDAYEQKGEIIVKLDNNGETTALNILLKYIVTNAGWTPFYEIKAKNSKDALQFAYKAQVYQNTGDDWNDVKLILSTGNPNYTNDKPKLEPQYLNFVNPYTYQDFKDKERQNYTYNPMVKEVSGIVTDKSGPIPGVNVILKGTNTGTQTDFNGRYTLKVANGKELEYSFVGMESITLPVYSSTINVAMKDSAVLLESVVITGYAKKADRTEDDEVKQEDMITGTGDEKEIIMNTVSFKIKKNYTIPSLDTPSIIEIDNFTIPAEFEYYSAPVLSENVFLTAKVKDWNKYDLLPGDASIYTEGSYAGTTYINPYQTEEELVISMGVDSNLIIERKQLNNTKDKSFLGGTRIIDRNYEITLRNNKSTDVAVKIYDRIPISENKEIKVEKENTDGATYDEKTGILYWQVTLSPKQALKKQLAYQVKYPKNKKINL
- the bcp gene encoding thioredoxin-dependent thiol peroxidase encodes the protein MTTLQKGDKAPQFSGKDQDSNLHTLADYKGKKLVVFFYPKADTPGCTAEACDLRDNFERFKANNYELLGVSADSAKAQTKFKNKFDFPFPLLADEDKSVITAFGVWGPKKFMGREFDGIHRTTFVINEEGIIDEVILNVKTKEHAAQILK